From one Danio rerio strain Tuebingen ecotype United States chromosome 19, GRCz12tu, whole genome shotgun sequence genomic stretch:
- the LOC141379074 gene encoding uncharacterized protein, with translation MKSYRRAHMAKMEAQEAQRMAELAQQERRFKALHHQFGLLQLEVQARTTPVPNTLVASQDDLDHPDGGAGPSRPLSQSSTCRREGAEARDTGQCQLKEPKLEKLSDGDDVEHFLITFERMAAVCRWPKEEWVFHLIPLLTGKARAAYVHMDVDESLNYDELKSAVLRKYDISRETYRQRFRSLEVEHLESPKELYVRLKELYGKWMQPKSKSIEEIGEVIILEQYLRMLSPELQVWVREHDPQSASQAATLADVFVAARQRNQSWWWKSSRDDRRANPPQQSMRNFPGAGKPPGGGPAFVNAPKNYRKMPICYLCNQEGHTKPMCPRNVIKNTHLCYVPRHLAKPAPKAERSPASTTVEFNGKEMIALVDTGSDQTLVHMKCISPALLRNTNLKAVRCVHGDEKLLPTAEVYLKVRGQTYYLEVGVADNLPFPVVLGQDLPVLWDLLQPPSTCNMVVTRAQSHMRDESKELLATLPFFDAEINGSTKPRKSRRQKRFEKIQYNASGMPVDKFAEFSPKFKLPVNIMQMQQEDASLVPYLERAKQEDGKTVDGETKERFCMYQGLLYRQMGQVTQLVVPQCVREVILTLGHSIPWAGHLGKRKTIARIRKHFYWPGLNSEVAQYCKTSPECQKVSSDCPRRVPLQPLPLIGTPFERLGMDIVGPVEKSRSGNRFMLVVTDYATRYPEVFPLRSVKAKYVATCLVQLFSRVGFPSEILTDQGTNFMSNLLKQVYRMLGIKSLRTTPYHPQTDGLTERFNQTLKQMLRKFVGESGTDWDQWLPYLLFAYREVPQASTGFSPFELLYGHEVKGPLALLREVWEGNPQRNDETNVASYVIQMRERLQKMSALAQSHLAEAQTRQKTWYDQSARERQFKPGQKVLVMLPSHESKLLAKWQGPYEIKRKLGPTTYEVALFDHAHSTRTLHINLLKEWFPRPPESSHSLMIRQVKEEDDSEVFLPQSALGDVDLSHLSPQQQHEVREICLPEVFSEYPGFTTLIEHNIELKPDAVVRRMSYRVPERLQEALKEEVDLMLRLGIIEPSKSEWCHPVVLVPKKDGSIRFCIDFRYLNSVTKFDAYPTPRISDLTDRLGTSKFLTTIDLSKGYWQIPLTPQSRELTAFKTPWGLFHFKVLAFGLHGAPASFQRLMDQVLRGLPFTAAYLDDIVVYSDTWQQHLQHLQEVLQRLQAAGLTVNPQKCTIAKAETEYLGFVIGKGVLRPQVEKVRAIEKCPQPQTRKELRSFLGMAGFYHRFIPNFSGRAAVLTDMVGSRSPNQLKWTQETVTFPKGGSM, from the exons ATGAAGAGTTACAGGAG AGCTCACATGGCAAAAATGGAGGCTCAGGAAGCACAAAGGATGGCAGAGCTGGCCCAGCAGGAACGCCGATTCAAAGCTCTCCATCATCAGTTTGGCCTGTTGCAGCTGGAGGTGCAGGCTCGCACAACTCCTGTTCCAAATACTTTGGTAGCATCTCAAGATGATTTGGATCACCCAGATGGGGGTGCTGGTCCAAGTAGGCCATTATCTCAGTCAAGTACCTGTCGGAGAGAGGGAGCTGAAGCCCGTGATACAGGTCAGTGCCAACTTAAAGAGCCTAAATTGGAAAAGTTGTCTGATGGTGATGATGTTGAGCATTTCCTAATTACTTTTGAGAGAATGGCAGCAGTTTGCCGATGGCCAAAAGAGGAGTGGGTATTTCATCTGATTCCCCTTCTGACGGGTAAGGCCCGGGCTGCTTATGTTCACATGGATGTTGATGAATCTTTGAATTATGATGAACTTAAATCTGCAGTATTAAGGAAATATGACATCAGTCGAGAAACCTACAGGCAGAGGTTTCGGTCTCTTGAAGTAGAACACCTTGAAAGCCCTAAAGAACTATATGTGAGGTTAAAAGAACTGTATGGTAAATGGATGCAGCCAAAAAGTAAGTCTATTGAAGAAATTGGTGAAGTGATCATTCTTGAACAATACTTGAGAATGTTGTCTCCAGAGCTACAGGTGTGGGTACGAGAACATGATCCACAGTCGGCTTCACAAGCGGCAACACTGGCAGATGTGTTTGTGGCAGCACGTCAGAGAAATCAGTCCTGGTGGTGGAAATCCAGCCGAGATGACCGGAGAGCAAATCCTCCACAGCAGTCTATGAGAAACTTCCCTGGTGCTGGTAAGCCTCCTGGAGGAGGGCCTGCATTTGTCAATGCTCCTAAGAATTATAGGAAAATGCCAATATGTTACCTATGTAATCAAGAAGGTCATACCAAGCCCATGTGCCCTAGAAATGTAATCAAGAATACTCACCTGTGTTATGTGCCCAGGCATCTTGCAAAGCCAGCCCCTAAAGCTGAACGCTCACCAGCAAGCACCACTGTTGAGTTTAATGGAAAGGAAATGATTGCTTTGGTTGATACCGGGAGTGATCAGACTTTGGTACACATGAAGTGCATTTCTCCAGCCCTCCTTCGCAACACCAACCTGAAGGCTGTCCGCTGTGTGCATGGTGACGAAAAGCTGCTACCCACCGCAGAGGTCTATCTAAAGGTGAGAGGTCAGACTTACTACTTGGAGGTTGGTGTAGCTGACAACCTACCTTTTCCTGTAGTCCTGGGGCAGGACCTGCCAGTACTGTGGGACTTATTGCAGCCACCATCCACCTGTAACATGGTTGTTACTCGAGCCCAGAGCCATATGAGAGACGAAAGTAAAGAGTTGCTTGCTACGCTACCATTCTTTGATGCAGAAATCAATGGCTCAACTAAACCTAGGAAATCCAGACGACAGAAACGGTTTGAGAAAATCCAATATAATGCTTCCGGAATGCCTGTTGATAAGTTTGCTGAATTCTCACCCAAATTTAAGCTGCCGGTCAACATTATGCAGATGCAACAAGAGGATGCCAGTCTTGTTCCTTATCTGGAGAGAGCAAAGCAGGAGGATGGAAAAACTGTTGATGGAGAGACAAAGGAAAGATTTTGTATGTACCAGGGTCTACTATATCGTCAGATGGGACAAGTGACACAACTGGTGGTACCACAGTGTGTCCGTGAAGTTATCCTTACTCTGGGTCACTCGATTCCTTGGGCTGGCCACCTGGGGAAACGTAAAACCATTGCCCGGATCAGAAAACACTTCTATTGGCCTGGTCTGAACTCAGAAGTAGCCCAGTACTGTAAAACCTCCCCTGAATGTCAAAAAGTGTCCTCTGACTGCCCAAGGCGGGTCCCTCTCCAACCACTGCCACTCATAGGCACTCCATTCGAACGACTGGGAATGGACATAGTTGGACCAGTGGAGAAAAGTCGTTCGGGTAACCGATTTATGCTTGTAGTGACTGACTATGCCACTAGGTATCCTGAAGTGTTTCCCTTAAGGTCAGTTAAGGCCAAGTACGTGGCTACCTGTCTAGTGCAACTGTTCTCCAGAGTTGGCTTTCCAAGTGAAATTCTAACCGATCAAGGGACTAATTTTATGTCGAATCTTCTGAAGCAGGTCTATAGGATGCTGGGCATCAAGAGTTTGAGAACCACTCCTTATCATCCCCAGACAGATGGGTTAACCGAAAGATTTAACCAGACGTTAAAGCAGATGCTACGCAAGTTTGTTGGTGAGTCTGGCACTGATTGGGATCAATGGCTCCCATATCTTCTGTTTGCCTACAGGGAAGTGCCACAAGCCTCCACTGGATTTTCCCCGTTTGAGTTGCTTTATGGTCATGAAGTCAAAGGTCCCTTAGCATTACTCCGAGAAGTTTGGGAGGGAAACCCACAGAGAAATGATGAAACTAATGTGGCATCCTATGTGATTCAGATGAGGGAACGTTTGCAAAAGATGTCTGCACTAGCTCAGTCTCATTTGGCAGAAGCTCAAACACGGCAGAAAACCTGGTACGATCAATCTGCTCGGGAGCGGCAGTTTAAGCCCGGTCAGAAGGTACTCGTGATGTTGCCCAGTCATGAAAGTAAGCTGCTTGCAAAATGGCAGGGGCCGTATGAAATTAAAAGGAAACTAGGTCCTACCACCTATGAAGTTGCTCTATTTGACCATGCTCATTCTACACGTACTCTGCATATAAATTTGCTTAAAGAATGGTTTCCTCGTCCTCCTGAATCTAGCCACAGCTTGATGATCCGGCAAGTCAAAGAAGAGGATGATTCTGAAGTATTTCTGCCTCAGTCAGCTCTAGGAGATGTGGATCTGAGTCACCTGTCCCCACAGCAACAGCATGAGGTGAGAGAAATTTGTTTACCAGAAGTCTTCTCAGAATACCCTGGCTTTACCACCTTGATTGAACATAATATTGAGTTGAAACCCGATGCTGTAGTTCGAAGAATGAGTTACAGGGTCCCTGAACGTCTCCAAGAAGCGCTGAAAGAGGAGGTGGATCTGATGCTGAGGCTGGGAATTATAGAACCCTCTAAAAGCGAATGGTGCCACCCTGTGGTCCTTGTTCCGAAAAAGGATGGGTCTATAAGGTTTTGTATAGACTTTCGTTACCTCAACTCCGTGACCAAGTTTGATGCTTACCCTACTCCACGAATCAGTGATCTCACTGATCGACTGGGCACCTCAAAGTTTCTAACCACCATTGATCTTTCAAAAGGTTATTGGCAGATTCCGTTGACTCCACAGTCCAGAGAACTCACTGCGTTTaaaacaccctggggcctattccaTTTTAAGGTTCTAGCCTTTGGACTGCATGGGGCACCGGCCAGCTTCCAAAGACTAATGGACCAGGTACTGCGAGGACTACCATTTACAGCTGCTTATCTGGATGATATTGTGGTGTACAGTgacacatggcagcaacatctGCAGCATCTCCAGGAAGTTCTGCAACGCCTTCAGGCAGCCGGCCTGACAGTTAACCCCCAAAAGTGTACCATTGCAAAGGCAGAGACAGAGTACTTGGGGTTTGTTATTGGTAAAGGGGTGCTCCGACCCCAGGTGGAGAAGGTACGGGCCATTGAAAAGTGTCCACAGCCACAAACCCGTAAGGAGTTAAGGTCCTTTTTGGGTATGGCTGGGTTTTATCACAGATTTATTCCCAACTTTTCTGGGCGGGCTGCAGTATTGACTGACATGGTTGGTTCAAGGAGTCCCAATCAGCTGAAGTGGACCCAAGAAACAGTGACATTCCCGAAGGGAGGGAGTATGTGA